One genomic window of Bactrocera dorsalis isolate Fly_Bdor chromosome 4, ASM2337382v1, whole genome shotgun sequence includes the following:
- the LOC105221953 gene encoding protein PFC0760c yields MDHIYPPHRTIEEELNEPRTHFMRKVLHEIEEDIADTSASELEYDYTTEEVDFLIHRHLVETAVKYKKREAMFYQRQLAQTENESKRLQTSSPVNAERHNEERDNADSDNGEDFSAENDNVESDNMENENREADNAEDSFAENDLAQTENEPKRFKISSPVNAESDNVESNNADSDNDEDSSAENDNVESDNMENENMNADNAEDSFAESDNVESDNMENENMETDSAEDSFAENDLAQTDNEPKRFKISSPVNAESDNADSDNAEDSFAESDNVESDNMENENMETDSAEDYMLESDLVHNYNDEDSFPENDNVESDNMENENMSADNGEDSFAENDNVESDNMENENMNADNAEDSFAISELNESVNDDNYLADAEINDQSDLDDNDPTADCLKRKMYSLQKKQNLKKERETRSARLAYVSHRIHFSLRELFNARQFIKQAEESIRAHGGENLIAMERAREIYWNPRRVVTEEAINAGLAVTKGVDTKAAAEFDAEMHPPRYPDDSDSRDS; encoded by the coding sequence ATGGATCACATTTATCCGCCGCACCGAACAATCGAAGAAGAATTGAATGAACCACGCACGCATTTTATGCGAAAAGTTTTACATGAGATTGAAGAGGACATTGCCGACACATCAGCGTCGGAGTTAGAGTATGATTACACAACGGAGGAGGTGGATTTCCTCATTCATCGGCATTTGGTAGAGACAgcagtaaaatacaaaaaacgtGAGGCAATGTTTTATCAAAGGCAATTAGCACAAACTGAAAATGAGTCAAAAAGATTACAAACAAGTTCGCCTGTTAATGCGGAAAGGCATAATGAGGAACGTGATAATGCAGACAGTGATAATGGCGAAGACTTTTCTGCGGAAAATGATAATGTGGAAAGTGATAatatggaaaatgaaaataGGGAAGCTGATAATGCCGAAGACTCCTTTGCGGAAAATGATTTAGCACAAACTGAGAATGAGCCAAAAAGATTCAAAATAAGTTCGCCTGTTAATGCGGAAAGTGATAATGTGGAAAGTAATAATGCAGACAGTGATAATGACGAAGACTCCTCTGCGGAAAATGATAATGTGGAAAGTGATAatatggaaaatgaaaatatgaatgcTGATAATGCCGAAGACTCCTTTGCGGAAAGTGATAATGTGGAAAGTGATAatatggaaaatgaaaatatggaaACTGATAGTGCCGAAGACTCCTTTGCGGAAAATGATTTAGCACAAACTGATAATGAGCCAAAAAGATTCAAAATAAGTTCGCCTGTTAATGCGGAAAGTGATAATGCAGACAGCGATAATGCCGAAGACTCCTTTGCGGAAAGTGATAATGTGGAAAGTGATAatatggaaaatgaaaatatggaaACTGATAGTGCCGAAGACTACATGTTGGAAAGTGATTTAGTACACAATTATAATGACGAAGACTCCTTTCCGGAAAATGATAATGTGGAAAGTGATAatatggaaaatgaaaatatgagtGCTGATAATGGCGAAGACTCTTTTGCGGAAAATGATAATGTGGAAAGTGATAatatggaaaatgaaaatatgaatgcTGATAATGCCGAAGACTCCTTTGCGATTAGTGAACTAAATGAAAGTGTTAATGATGACAACTACTTGGCGGATGCCGAAATAAATGATCAATCAGATTTGGATGATAATGACCCCACGGCGGACTGcttgaaaagaaaaatgtatagtCTTCAAAAGAAGCAAAACCTTAAAAAAGAACGTGAAACGCGCTCTGCTCGTTTGGCATATGTATCACATCGCATACACTTTAGTCTACGGGAACTCTTTAATGCACGCCAATTTATAAAGCAGGCTGAAGAAAGCATAAGGGCACATGGTGGCGAGAATCTGATCGCAATGGAAAGGGCACGTGAGATATACTGGAATCCGCGCAGAGTCGTAACCGAAGAAGCTATAAATGCAGGCCTGGCTGTGACCAAGGGTGTGGACACCAAAGCTGCAGCAGAGTTTGATGCGGAAATGCATCCACCCAGATACCCAGACGATAGTGATTCCCGTGATtcttaa